The Thalassolituus oleivorans MIL-1 genome includes the window CACCCGAGCCTAGTAAAGCATCAAAATGCGGTAGGAATGGGTATCTTTTTAACCAGCATATTGGGCATGGTGCTCAACGGCTGGCTCTATTTTGAAGGCATTATGCCAGTTTGGATGGTGATCGTACTGAGCGCCTTCTGGACATCTCTTTTACATGAGCTGGAACATGACCTGATCCACTACATGTACTTCCGTAAAACCCCATTTTGGCATCATGTCATGATGGCGGGTGTTTACTTAGCGCGTCCGCTGACCCAAAATCCATGGGTACGCCGTCACACGCATTTACATCATCATAAAGTGTCTGGGACTGAGACAGACTTAGAGGAACGCGGGATTACCAATGGCGAAAGCTGGGGAATCCGTCGTCTCCTTATGGTTGGCGATAACATGCTGGCGTTCTACTTGCGCATCCCTAAGTACTTCATTGAGCCTCGTCGCTTGCTGAAGGAAGGCAAGGTGAACCATAAAGATCTAAAGAATTTGCGCCTCATTGCAGCCGCTTCTTTTACACCACTAGGCACCACCCTGTATTTGATTTGGCACCTGTTCGTGTTGTTTCACTTGGCTAATGGCATTGCTTGGACACTGGATGCACAGATTGCATGGCCGCAATGGCTGCTGGCGCAACAAGATTGGGTAACCGGTTTGGTGGTTGTTCTGATTGCACCGAACGTACTGCGTACCTTCTGCCTGCACTTTATTTCATCCAACATGCATTACTATGGCGATAACCGCTCTGGCATTATTCACGAGCAGTGCCAGGTTATGAATCCTTGGTATCTACTGCCACTTCAAGCTTTCTGCTTCAACTTTGGCAGTACCCATGCGATTCACCACTTCGTGGTACGTGACCCATTCTATATTCGTCATCTGGCGACAAAAGAATCACACGAAGTGCTACGCAAACAAGGTATTCGCTTCAATGACATGGGCACCTTCAGCCGTGCTAATCGCATGCATACTAAAGAACATTATG containing:
- a CDS encoding fatty acid desaturase; the protein is MSSTTGLNSADSLKAAKQKDRQIQSELMAVSDRVRNNHPSLVKHQNAVGMGIFLTSILGMVLNGWLYFEGIMPVWMVIVLSAFWTSLLHELEHDLIHYMYFRKTPFWHHVMMAGVYLARPLTQNPWVRRHTHLHHHKVSGTETDLEERGITNGESWGIRRLLMVGDNMLAFYLRIPKYFIEPRRLLKEGKVNHKDLKNLRLIAAASFTPLGTTLYLIWHLFVLFHLANGIAWTLDAQIAWPQWLLAQQDWVTGLVVVLIAPNVLRTFCLHFISSNMHYYGDNRSGIIHEQCQVMNPWYLLPLQAFCFNFGSTHAIHHFVVRDPFYIRHLATKESHEVLRKQGIRFNDMGTFSRANRMHTKEHYAGINEAANA